GATAGACATTTTTCCTAACAGGCAATCGGATTTCTACCTTTACGCTTGGTGGGGCTTGACTCAGCAGTTGCACATCGACTTGAAGGATCTCAAACTGATAATCTGTCCCGTTTATACGCAACAGCAGAAAAACAGATGATAGAAATCAAACCGATACAATCACATCAAGTTGAAGAAGTCAAGCGCGTAATCATCGCGGTTTGCAAGGAAATATGGCAGCTTCCTGAAGAAGTGATTAGGCATTACGATGCCATGTCTGATATAGATGACGTGCAATCGCACTACTTCGACAATAAGGGCACATTTTTGGTGCTGATTGATGAGGAGCGGGTTGTTGGCAGCGGCGCAATTCGGCGTTTGAGCGACGACATCTGCGAACTAAAGAGAATGTGGTTTCTTAAAGATTATCGAGGACGAGGGTTGGGGACGAAAATGACTCAGATGCTCTTAGATTTTGCCAGAATTACAGGTTATAAGAAAGTCAGGCTGGATACGATTGATGAACAAAAACAAGCACAAGCTCTGGAGCTTTATCAGCGGCTCGGCTTCTATTTTATTGACCGATACAACGAGGGTCACTGTACTGTGTTCATGGAGAAAATGCTTTAAAAAGTAAAAATTGTATTATCTTTCATTTTGATATTTGCTAAATACCAGTCCTGCTTTGTAGAGACTCATCAGCGAGCGCTTGAAATTCCTGGTAATCTTTTGGGGTGTCAATGTCGATAGCACCCCCCGGAAAGGGGATGCGAAAGACTTCGGGTGAGTGTTTTTTAATGATTTGTTTTGCGCCTTCGGTCGTTTTTAGGCTCATGAGTTCTGGAAACAAGGCGCGGCTGAACAAAGCGGGTACGCCCAAGCTTCCGGCATACTCTGAAGCAATAATCGGTCGGCGTGTGACCTGATAGGCTTCTACGATTTGATTGAGTAGTTGGGAAGAAATGAAAGGCTGATCGCAAAGAGCGATCGCAACGGCGTCTAAGCTTTGATTTAAATTATCCAGTGCTTCAATACCCACCCGAATCGAAGAACTCATCCCCTCCGCCCACTGTGGGTTTTCGACAATTTGGATGGGTAACTCGCTGACTTCCGGCTTAATTTGTTCCGCATTCGCTCCCAGAACGACGACGATGGGTTGACAGAGGGAAGCGATCGCAATTTCTGCGGTGTGGCGAAGGAAGCTGCGCCCTTGATACAACAGCAGTTGTTTTGGCGTCCCCATGCGAGTGGATGCTCCGGCGGCGAGAATGATTAAACCGACAACAGGCGCATTCATCCGGTACTCCGGTTGTGAATCGGTTGTTTGCGGTTTCTTAATAAACCACCCGAATGATCCGCGAGAACCGCATGAATTTCCGCCACAATTGAGAGGGCGATCGCTTCCGGCGTATCAGCGCCAATATCCAGTCCTACGGGGCCATGCAAGCGGTGAAGTTGGGCTTCTGTCAGATACATTCCCTCTTCTTTTAGCTCCAAAAGTAACTGTTCGGTTCTTCTTTTTGGGCCAAGAATGCCTAAATATTGCACGGGAGAAGGCAAGAGTGTTTTCAGGATTTCTAGGTCGTGCAGATAGTTGTGGGTCATCACGACAGCTACGGTGCGGTTATCAATTTCTACGGTTTCATTGACGATTTCTGGGCGAGATAAAATAACTTCATCGGCGCTGGGAAATCGGTCTGATTGTGCATTGGCAGGTCGGCTATCAATGACTCTCACGTACCATCCCAATTCTTTCGCCAAGCGTACAACCGGGATGGCATCGTCACCGGCTCCAAAAATGACCAGCGAGACAGGTGGCTGAATCGCTTCAAGAAAAACTTCAGCTTTCCCTCCCCGTAAGGCATACAGTTTTACCTGCGAGGAATTTTTATCAAGCACTTTACGGGCATCTTCGAGGATATCTGCACTCAAATCGGCATCTTCGAGGTTAGTGAAAATCGTGCCATCTTGATGCAGCATTAAATGGGTTCCGACTTGTGCCTTTATTTGACCTTCAATGTGAAATGTCGTTGCTAGAACGCCCACTTGCCGCTGATGCAGACACTCTGCCAGAAAGGTCATCGGACTGAACTCGTTTTCTGGAGTTAGGCGTTCAATCAGAACCTGTACCATTCCCTTACAACCGAGTCCCAGCCCCCAGACGATGTCATTGTCGGAGGTCGTATCGTAGTTCACCAACAGGGGTTTACCGGACACGATGACCTGTTGAGAGCGCTCAAAAACGTCATTCTCCAGACAGCCGCCGCTAATTGAGCCGATTCTCTCTCCTTCTAGATTTATCAGCATTCGAGCGCCCGGACGCCGGTAGGTAGACCCGCTGACTTTAACAATGGTGGCGATCGCTACTGTCTTGCCGCAATTTTTGGCTTTTGCAAATGCGGCAATAATCTCCTGTAATTCTTTCATATAGCGCTTTGCAGTTTGAGCCAATACGAACTGACCTCTCCCCAAACCCCTCTCCGCATCGGAGAGGGGCTTTGAATATGGCTCCCCTTCTCTCGTAGGGAAGGGGCTGGGGGGTTAGGTTCTAAGACAGATTACAGCAACTTATCTGGCGTAATCGGGAGGTCGCGGATGCGCTTCCCGGTGGCGTGATAGACAGCGTTTGCCACCGCCGCTGCGACGCCGGTGATGCCGATTTCGCCTGCGCCTTTAGCTCCAATTGGGTTAACGTGCGGGTCGATTTCTTCGACGAAGTATGACTCAATGGCGGGGATGTCTGCGTTGACAGGGACGTGGTACTCGCCCAGGTTGGCGTTGACGATGCGCCCTGTGCGGGGGTCTGTCACCGTTTCTTCTAAAAGTGCCATACCTAGCCCCATGACGATCCCGCCAATCATTTGCGATCGCGCTGTTTTGAGGTTGATTGCCCGTCCCACCCCAAAGGCTCCCACAAAGCGGGTTACGCGCACTTCGCCAAAGTCAGGATCGACGCGCACTTCGGCAAATTGAGCGCCGAAGGAGTGCATGGAATACTTCTGCTCGGCGCGGCTAAACTTGGCATCAAAGCTTTCTTCAACTTGCGGCAAATTTTGGCGCGTCAGCACCGCTTGGTAAGTTTCGCCCTGGTTGCGATCGCTCTTGCGAAACAGGCGTCCGCCCTCAATCGCAATGTCTGTTTCCGGGACGTTGTAAAGCGGGGAACGAGCATCTGTGCGGGCTAACTCCAGCACCTTCCTCCGGGCAGCTTGTGCCGCTTCATGCACGGCAGTTCCGACACTTCCCATCGTTGCCGAACCCCCCGATACCGGCGCACGGGGCAACTCGGTGTCTCCCAGTTCAAACCGCACTCGCTCAACCGGCAACCCCAGGGCGTCAGCGGCGACTTGCGCCATCACCGTCGCCGTACCCGTGCCCATCTCTTGGGAACCACTCTGCGCCAAGGCGGTGCCGTCTTGCAAAATGCGGACTCTAGCGCTAGCGGGAAAATGGTTCACGGGGTATGTGGCGCTTGCCATGCCCATCCCGACTAAATAACGACCGTCCCGCATTGAACCCGGTTCGGGAGTGCGCCGCGACCAGCCAAATTTTTCTGCACCGAGTTGGTAACATTCTTTGAGCGACTTGCTCGACCAAGGCAGGTTATTACTGGGATCTGTATCTGCGTGATTGCGGAGGCGCAACTCAATCGGGTCGAGTTTCAAGGCATAAGCGAGTTCGTCCATCGCCGATTCGAGGGCGTACATCCCCGGAGTTTCGCCAGGGGCACGCATAAATGTCGGCGTTCCCTTGTTGAGACGGACGAGACTTTGCTTTGCTTGCAAGTTGGGAGTGGCGTACATCATGTGGGTTCCCACGGTGTACGGTTCGACAAATTCCTCAAAGGTTGAAGTATGGGAGATGCCGCGATGGGCGATCGCAGTCAGGCGACCGTCGCGCGTTGCACCGAGTGCGATTTGTTGCTCAGTTTCCGCCCGGTGCCCGACGGTGGTAAACATCTGTTCACGAGTTAAAACTAATTTCACGGGACGACGAACCTGACGGGCAGCGATCGCGGCTAGCGTGACGTGGGGCCAAACTGAACCTTTGCAACCAAACGCGCCGCCGATAAATTGACACACGACGCGCACGTTCTCTTCAGGGATGCCCAGCGTTGTCGCCATCGCCTGACGCACTCCGAAGTTGTACTGCGTAGCGTCGTAAATGGTGAGGCGATCGCCCTCCCACACGGCAGTTGTCGCGTGCGTCTCCATCGGGTTGTGGTGTTCGGTGGGTGTCCGGTAAGTTTCTTCAATCCGCACTTCAGCATCGGCTAAGGCTTGCGTCGGATTGCCGCGGATCGTCTCTGGCGATCTACCAAACACGGACTTCGGCGCGTATGCCTGCGCCTTTTCCATCTCCATCACCGGCGTTTCTGCTTCGTAATCGACGCGGACAAGCGATGCGGCGTGGGTGGCGTTTTCTAGGGTGTCGGCAATGACAACGCCAATATGCTGTCCGACGTGATGTACAACCGCTTCTTGTAGCACTAGGCGGTTTTCAGCGGCAGCGCCACCCCCTAACAAGGTGGCAACCGGGAGGAGTTTCGGCGCGTTGAGGTGCGTTAAGATGGCCAATACACCGGGCGACTTCTCTGCCGCGCTGGTGTCGATGCTTTGAATCCGTCCGCGGGCGATCGCGCTGCCAATTGTGACAGCATAGGCGAGATTTTCGACGGGGATTTCCGCCGAGTAGCGGGCACCGCCGGTCACTTTCAGGCGTCCATCCACCCGATTGAGGGGTTTGCCCACTGCTGGTGTAGCCTTATCAGATTGACTCATACCGTGCCTCCTGCTGCCTTTGTGAGTGCCCGCGCGATCGCTCGTTTTGCCATTTCAACTTTGAATCGGTTGTATTTTTGGGGTTGGGCTTCGCGTATTGTTGCCTCTGCCGCTGCGGTAAAGGTTTGCTCGTTGGCTTTTGCCCCAACTAGAATGTTCTCCGCCGCTACTGCCCGCCACGGCTTATGTGCGACGCCCCCCATCGCGACTCGCGCCCCTTTGATGGTGCCGTTGTCGATATCGAGGGCGGCGGCGACGGAAACCAGGGCAAAAGCATAACTTGCGCGATCGCGTACTTTTAAATAGTGCGATCGCGCGGCAAAGGGTGAATCTGGCAAATCAACCGCAACGATCAGTTCGTCATGTTGAAGCACCGTATCGATTTGGGGCGTATCTTCCGGTAAGCGGTGAAAGTCACTGATGGGGATTTGTCGCTCTCCGTTCGGCCCCTCAACGCGCACCACGGCATCAAGGGCTGCCAGCGCCACGCACATATCCGAGGGATGCGTTGCAATGCACTGTTCGCTGGCACCGAAAATCGCGTGAATGCGGTTGTACCCTTCAATCGCCGAACAACCGGAACCGGGTTCGCGCTTGTTGCACGGCATCGTCGAATCGTTGAAGTAGTAGCAGCGCGTTCTTTGCATCAAGTTGCCGCCGATGGTTGCCATATTCCGCAGTTGCGGTGACGCGCCAGCGAGTAACGCTTGAGAAAGTAACGGATAGCGATCGCGCACCAACCGATTATTGGCGACGTCGCTATTGCGTGCCATCGCCCCGATGCGTAAGCCATTCGAGATTGCCGTCACGTCTGCCAAGGGTAGCCGGGTGATGTCTACCAGTTGGTCAGGCTGCGCCACTCCTCCTTTCATCAAGTCGATTAAATTAGTGCCGCCAGCGATGAAGTTCGCGGCCCGATCCCCGGCAACTGTCTGAATGGCTGCGCCTTTTTCAGTAGCACGCACATAACTAAAAGGTTTCATTAAAACTCCTGTGCATGGGTTTAAGTTGAATGGCACTGACTTAAGAGCCATGAGATAAATGTCCGGCTTCACCGCTCAAAACCATTTCAACCCGTTGAAATCCATATCCAGTTAGTCTTTAGCTAACTTTAGCGATTAGCCCGATTATTTCAGGGCGGAGCGGGTATGCAAATGATTGGTGAAGGAATTGCTCATGCTTCCCGACTACCCATTGCTAGTCTGCGTCTGATGAACTTCGCGCACAGCGGCAACAATGCCTGGATAAGCACCGCAGCGACAGAGATTGCCGCTCATGCACTCCCGAATTCCCTCATCGGATGTCGGGCACCCTTCTGCCAATAGACCCACCGCAGACACGATCTGACCGGGCGTACAATATCCGCACTGAAAGCCGTCATGCTTAATGAAAGCCGCCTGCATGGGATGCAGTTCATCTCCACGAGCTAAACCTTCAATTGTTGTAATTTCCGCGTCCTCATGCATCACTGCCAACGTCAGGCACGAGTTGATGCGTCGTCCATCGACCAACACAGTACACGCACCGCATTGTCCGCGATCGCAACCCTTCTTGGTGCCTGTCAGACCGATACGTTCTCGCAGTGCGTCCAGTAGCGTCACGCGCGGTTCTATTTGCAAAGTGTGCGATTTACCATTGATCCGCAGTGTCACGTCAATACTACCAGGCTCCAGGGTTTTCGCGACTGCGGTGGAAGTCTTAGGGCTTGTTTGCATAAAAATATTTTTTGTAAGGTTTGCATTCGCGATGCGGGATGCGATCGCATCCTTAGCAACGACCAAGGTACTTGCGATCGTTAGCATACCGAACCGTCGCCGTGTTATCCTCAGCCTCATTTTTGCGGTGTCAAAATAGGTCTAATAATAAAGATAGTGCGTTTTACATTTCTCGGCATGAAAACTGAAGTTTAATGAGACGCAAGGAAAGCAAATTTTTTGCTGATAGCTTTAATTTCGTTAAAACAGACTAAAAATTAGAAATATTCAGGTTTTTAGTCTATTTCAATAGATCTGATTGATTCACCCAGAATTCAAATTCTGGGCGGGTTATCGGATTGGTGCAAGATTGCAAGATATTGGTGCAAGATATCAGTTGCACTTGACTTTGTGAAACAAACACCCAAAAATCAGATGATTGTAACTGAAACACCGCGCTTAATTCTCCGACATCTCACCTTGGATGATGTAGATGACTTGGCAACCATTTTTGCAGATCCGGTCGTGATGAAGTTCTTCCCCAATACGCGGACATCCGAAGAAACTAAAGGTCACATCAAGTGGATATTTAGCTGTTACGAGAAATACGGCTTCGGTTTGTGGGCGACCATTCACAAAGCTGACAACCAATTTATTGGTCGGTGTGGATTAATACCGCAGCGAGTGGATGGGCAAGAAGAAGTCGAGATTGGTTATATGCTGGCTAAGGAATACTGGGGAAAGGGTTTGGCAACCGAAGCTGCGAGTGCAATTCGAGATTATGGTTTTGCTCTGGGTTGCCACCGTCTCATTTCCTTAATCGCTCCGGGAAACATCGCGTCTCAGAAGGTCGCAATGAAAGTCGGCTTAACTTACGAAAAAGACACAATTATTCAGGAAAAGGCTGTTCGCGTTTATGCAATCAATAGACCCACTTTTCCGTAGAATTAACTACAGCAGTTTTATTGGCTGAGCAACAGCGAGATAGAAAAGGGAGGGTCACAAATGCGGATTTTATTTGTGTGTACGGGCAATACCTGCCGTAGCCCGATGGCAGAAGCGCTATTCCGCCAAAAAGCGCAAGGAATGGAAGTGGAGGTGCGGTCGGCGGGCGTCGTGGCGTTTGAGGGAGATTCTGCATCCCCGCAGACCCAGCACGTCCTAAAAGAGTATGGTATCCATCATTACCATGAAGCGAAGCGACTGGATCGCCATCTGATCGATTGGGCGGATTTGGTGCTGACTATGACGGGCGGACAAAAGAAAGCGATCGCTGATGCCTTCTCTGCTGCTGCGGACAAAGTATATACCTTAAAAAAATACGTCGGCTATCCCGATCAATCTGAAATCGCCGATCCCTATGGTGGCGACTTGGCAACATATCGACAGTGTGCCGGAGAAATTGAGAAAAAGTTGGATCTGTTGTTAGAGAAGCTAGCGGCTACGCGCTAACCAAAATCATCTGATTTTTAATCGCAACGAAGGCTTTTCTCACTGGATGTCTAGTAATCGGTCAGGGTTAAGCGAAAGGATTCATTAATCGTAGAAACAAGGGTTTATCGCGTCTAGAACAAACCATCAAAATTGTCTTGAGAGTCTATTTAGACGCGAAAGAACGATGAGGATTACTCAGTTTTGACACAGTTGAGCATCCGCAGAGTGGCGGCGGCAGCATAGTTGCGGCGAGTCGGAGAGTTTGGCTCAAACTTGCTGCCGACTTCATTGACTGGGGAGGCGACATTGCAATAAGAAGACATTTGGCTAATCAGCGGGGCAGCCCAGTGTTTTTCGGTGTCTGAGAAGGTTTTCGCTAAGTTTTTGGTTGCTAATTCTGGACTAAGTCCACGCATATTTTTGCCAAATTCCGCAGCACGTCGCAGCACTGCCATCAATTCAGCTCTCGTGACGGGCTGAGTGGGTTTAAAGGTGCCGTCTTGGTAGCCACTGACAATTTTGTTATCCCGCGCCCATTGAATTTTAGCGGCACTCCAGCGCGAGGCATCAACATCAGGATAGGGTCGGGATGCAGCTTGAGTCGGGATCGTGACATTGGCTCCCG
This genomic stretch from Coleofasciculus sp. FACHB-1120 harbors:
- a CDS encoding GNAT family N-acetyltransferase translates to MIVTETPRLILRHLTLDDVDDLATIFADPVVMKFFPNTRTSEETKGHIKWIFSCYEKYGFGLWATIHKADNQFIGRCGLIPQRVDGQEEVEIGYMLAKEYWGKGLATEAASAIRDYGFALGCHRLISLIAPGNIASQKVAMKVGLTYEKDTIIQEKAVRVYAINRPTFP
- a CDS encoding xanthine dehydrogenase family protein subunit M, with protein sequence MKPFSYVRATEKGAAIQTVAGDRAANFIAGGTNLIDLMKGGVAQPDQLVDITRLPLADVTAISNGLRIGAMARNSDVANNRLVRDRYPLLSQALLAGASPQLRNMATIGGNLMQRTRCYYFNDSTMPCNKREPGSGCSAIEGYNRIHAIFGASEQCIATHPSDMCVALAALDAVVRVEGPNGERQIPISDFHRLPEDTPQIDTVLQHDELIVAVDLPDSPFAARSHYLKVRDRASYAFALVSVAAALDIDNGTIKGARVAMGGVAHKPWRAVAAENILVGAKANEQTFTAAAEATIREAQPQKYNRFKVEMAKRAIARALTKAAGGTV
- a CDS encoding xanthine dehydrogenase family protein molybdopterin-binding subunit, with the translated sequence MSQSDKATPAVGKPLNRVDGRLKVTGGARYSAEIPVENLAYAVTIGSAIARGRIQSIDTSAAEKSPGVLAILTHLNAPKLLPVATLLGGGAAAENRLVLQEAVVHHVGQHIGVVIADTLENATHAASLVRVDYEAETPVMEMEKAQAYAPKSVFGRSPETIRGNPTQALADAEVRIEETYRTPTEHHNPMETHATTAVWEGDRLTIYDATQYNFGVRQAMATTLGIPEENVRVVCQFIGGAFGCKGSVWPHVTLAAIAARQVRRPVKLVLTREQMFTTVGHRAETEQQIALGATRDGRLTAIAHRGISHTSTFEEFVEPYTVGTHMMYATPNLQAKQSLVRLNKGTPTFMRAPGETPGMYALESAMDELAYALKLDPIELRLRNHADTDPSNNLPWSSKSLKECYQLGAEKFGWSRRTPEPGSMRDGRYLVGMGMASATYPVNHFPASARVRILQDGTALAQSGSQEMGTGTATVMAQVAADALGLPVERVRFELGDTELPRAPVSGGSATMGSVGTAVHEAAQAARRKVLELARTDARSPLYNVPETDIAIEGGRLFRKSDRNQGETYQAVLTRQNLPQVEESFDAKFSRAEQKYSMHSFGAQFAEVRVDPDFGEVRVTRFVGAFGVGRAINLKTARSQMIGGIVMGLGMALLEETVTDPRTGRIVNANLGEYHVPVNADIPAIESYFVEEIDPHVNPIGAKGAGEIGITGVAAAVANAVYHATGKRIRDLPITPDKLL
- a CDS encoding low molecular weight protein arginine phosphatase; amino-acid sequence: MRILFVCTGNTCRSPMAEALFRQKAQGMEVEVRSAGVVAFEGDSASPQTQHVLKEYGIHHYHEAKRLDRHLIDWADLVLTMTGGQKKAIADAFSAAADKVYTLKKYVGYPDQSEIADPYGGDLATYRQCAGEIEKKLDLLLEKLAATR
- a CDS encoding XdhC/CoxI family protein; translation: MKELQEIIAAFAKAKNCGKTVAIATIVKVSGSTYRRPGARMLINLEGERIGSISGGCLENDVFERSQQVIVSGKPLLVNYDTTSDNDIVWGLGLGCKGMVQVLIERLTPENEFSPMTFLAECLHQRQVGVLATTFHIEGQIKAQVGTHLMLHQDGTIFTNLEDADLSADILEDARKVLDKNSSQVKLYALRGGKAEVFLEAIQPPVSLVIFGAGDDAIPVVRLAKELGWYVRVIDSRPANAQSDRFPSADEVILSRPEIVNETVEIDNRTVAVVMTHNYLHDLEILKTLLPSPVQYLGILGPKRRTEQLLLELKEEGMYLTEAQLHRLHGPVGLDIGADTPEAIALSIVAEIHAVLADHSGGLLRNRKQPIHNRSTG
- a CDS encoding 2Fe-2S iron-sulfur cluster-binding protein yields the protein MQTSPKTSTAVAKTLEPGSIDVTLRINGKSHTLQIEPRVTLLDALRERIGLTGTKKGCDRGQCGACTVLVDGRRINSCLTLAVMHEDAEITTIEGLARGDELHPMQAAFIKHDGFQCGYCTPGQIVSAVGLLAEGCPTSDEGIRECMSGNLCRCGAYPGIVAAVREVHQTQTSNG
- a CDS encoding GNAT family N-acetyltransferase, which codes for MIEIKPIQSHQVEEVKRVIIAVCKEIWQLPEEVIRHYDAMSDIDDVQSHYFDNKGTFLVLIDEERVVGSGAIRRLSDDICELKRMWFLKDYRGRGLGTKMTQMLLDFARITGYKKVRLDTIDEQKQAQALELYQRLGFYFIDRYNEGHCTVFMEKML
- a CDS encoding nucleotidyltransferase family protein: MNAPVVGLIILAAGASTRMGTPKQLLLYQGRSFLRHTAEIAIASLCQPIVVVLGANAEQIKPEVSELPIQIVENPQWAEGMSSSIRVGIEALDNLNQSLDAVAIALCDQPFISSQLLNQIVEAYQVTRRPIIASEYAGSLGVPALFSRALFPELMSLKTTEGAKQIIKKHSPEVFRIPFPGGAIDIDTPKDYQEFQALADESLQSRTGI